The genomic segment GAGCCACCAATGCCAAGTGTCAAAGATCAATACATCAATTCCTTTCCATAGTTGTCCACCCCCAATTGAGTTGAGTTTTAGGACTCGCCCGTGTTTTCCATTAACAATATCAACAAGAAACGCATTGCGTGACAACATAATTGAAACTCTATATGCCTGAAATGAAAGAGAATGGAATCCTctaatataagaaaaataaattggtAAATTACCCTGATAGTCACTTTAGATATTGTTTGTTCTTATTTTGGCcgtctcaattttttttttgctaatttggttaattttaaaattgaaattgatcaaattggtcATTTCACCATTAAATGGTAATGAAAGACTAATTGTGCATTTCCATGTTAATCACTCTAAAATTAGAGTAAATTATATGTCAATCACTTTAAATAGGGGTCGTTTCTATTTTGATcacctcaaaattttttttgtacAACTGCACTGCTAGTCTTCCATTACCAATTAACGATAGAGTGATAAATTTGATCAAATTCATTTTAGAGGtaaccaaattaataaaaaaattattcggGAATGACCAAAATAAGAACAACTCTTATTTAAAGTGACTAACGATGTAGTgtaccaaataaataaaaaattactggGAAGCTGAATGTGGAGAGGCCCCCAGTCCTTTGAGAGGTGTATTTGGCATGAGGTGTAGATTTATGAAGCAAACATACGAGTGAGAGCCATTGATTTGAACTCAGTGAGTCACCTACAAACATAATTCGTTTCCCTCTAAATCTTTGTAAAAAGTCTCTGCCATTGAACCTGCGTTGTTCAAATTCAGTTATAAGGTGATGGTtgcatttaaaaaaagaaatgaagTAATTGAAGATAGCCAAAGCCCCTGCTACTTTGTTTCGGTTTATATTAAGTGATTACATCAAAGGGTAGTTTCAAGTTGgctaatttatttagaaacacttCACTACCGTTTTGTAagctcaattttaaaatttttattcttttatgtgtttgatttttattaaaaatagatcaATTGAAATAAAAGTACCATGGAAGTCCCTGTATTAGAAGTCAGATTACATTTTGCTTCCTCtactaaaaaatgagcaaattagtccctgtacgtTACATTAAAGAGCAAACTAatcattctgttaaaaaattcatcaatttcttgtgttaaaaattggtccttgTATGTCAACATGAGGTACATATGGCACACCACTTGTCACTGTCTAGTTATAGTTTTTAACAATTCATATGGATGAAAGTTTAATAGGAAGGACCAATGTGCTCTATGATCAAAtgtataaagactaatttgtcAATTTCTTAAACAgaagggcaaaatgcaatctaacttctagtacaagggcctcaatagtacttttaccaacaaattggtcatttcatgaTGTTGTAGCACGATAAAATTTTGAGTATATTACACatttagtcactcaattatacGAAAGTTTTCGTTGTGGCCACTTAACtatgaaaatttacaatttagttactCAACTATTTGAGATTGTGTTATGGTCACCCAATTGTTAAATGGTTAACAAAAGGATGACGGTGATCTTttctaaatttatataataattattacatattatattaacaaaaaaaattagtcaatttaactttaattttctttaaaaatttaaaaaaaatgaaaattacaaaaatgtgtTTGTATCAATAAATTACCCATTCTATAATGCTTTATCTATATGTTTAAAATCTCATTTGGTACAATGCTTTATctaatataaaacaaaaatggcgtaattttttaatttaaatgtaaataaaaatactaaaataagataaatttaattaaattgaaacaaaaactcTAAAATAGAAAACCACACTCTTACGTAATATATAGTATATTTTTTCAAACATTTGGAAAAACACATGTATCGGCTGAAATTAAAGGTGATGAGAAGTGTTTGCGGGGAGGTCGGATTTTCGCAAGAAGTTTTTGATGTATCCTTTATTTGGATGCTGGTGGATTCTTTAACATATTGTCCTATGTCAAGATTTTATCTTCTGATTTTATGAATAGTCTTAAACGGTTCACGGAGTGTGAGCGCCTTGATTAGTGCAACAGAAGATATTTCAGGTTGCATCTCTACCAATTTAGGTACTCTCTATCTCCGTGAACCCTTCAGGACTCTCTGTAAAGTCGAGAAATAATACTCCGACATGAGCCAATACTTTTCGTTGAGAGATCCATCAAGTGGACAACACTTCAAAAGTTTCTCTTAAAAGAGAGTTTGACCTTCCCTCAGCACTAAAAATAAGTGACAAGTAATTGAAAGGAAATtgtagaaaagaaaaaggaaggtaAAAACCTTGGCAAAATGCATGCAGTGGGTTGCCATCTAAATTTTTGATAGAGATGATCGGGACGACCATTGTGTTGGCAGTTGAACTGTTCAAGTATGAAGGGGCAATCAGTGAAATTGTAAAGAGGGTATGAAGCATCATACGCCCATTTCCCTTTGTAAACATTGCATCTGCTTCCGTTCACCGCCTGCCAAAATTCAATTACAATGAAAAATACTGCAAAACCAAATGGACCCATCGCTAAAAGGACAGAACCTGGTGTGAAAGGTAATAAGAAGAGAGTTGTGGAAAGCCAAACAAACAAGTTATTGTGAAGGAGATGGGGGAAAACCAAGGTGCTATATGGGAGTTAATTGGCATTGGTTTGTTGTGCGTCCTTTTTATAGGGGATGCGGGAAAGGCAAAATCATTGAAGTTGACATCAATCGAAAACATTGGaggttaaattatatattattatgtgtttttttatctatatgatttttttaaagaaaaaaaactaaatcgaaATTCTAGCATTTAGGGAAGGtcaaactataattttacaaTATATTAACTTAGGATTTTATGAATTTTAGGGGTCTAAAGctacaattattttttaaaaaactaatggttatacaatatttttaaacaaaattgacacctactcttttattgggtccatattgttattttttaataaaaattttataatttttatgattttaataaatttaaacgttaaatgggcttaattgatttttttttaatttgttactaaTGTCTTTTTGACACTGTAGccttattgttaaaaaaaaataatttacttccAATAATATGTAAAGGTTAagagttaaaattgttattagaccttatatataaataccaaaacaAATATTTAACCGTGCAACTTTAAAAGAGTGGTTGTTTTGCTCACTCATCTAACATACATGGgctaatttatccatttattcaaTAGAGAGGCCAAAATGCAATTCAAAATATGATGTAGGgagttttattgtatttttaccTCAAATATTCTTATTCAACTTTATTTTTTGGCTAGTAACTTTTTGTAGTTTGGTTGTGTTAATTTTAAagctaaataataattatattattttattaatttagtctttattctttttttaagttaaatttggtGTCCTCAACCTATTAAAAAAATCGAATTTAACCATCAACCTTTCAAAAAGAGTAAGAATTGTTGTTTCTTTAACGACAAACGACAATACTGACTAAAAtgctaaatttttaaacatggtaACCTACATGATAATCCATATGTACTTcatatgtctttttttttttttgaaaattttatgaactttttatttttttacaattttaaaattatttattgatttgatatataaGACAGATAGTCTCATGTCAACATAAAGTACATGTAGCACATCAACGTCGTTAAGAAATTAATATTTCTACTAAAGAATAAtttgagaatttaattaaaaaaaggatgaaattgataaaaataatttgaacaaCTTTTCCATCTTTTGATGGGAAGAAAGTCTACATAGTGACCGACAGAAGTTATGACCAAATTCATAACGCCTCAAATCGGTGAACTTTATTTTTGGTTATTTACAAAAGAAAATGTCAACTCCATTTATGATGTCAAAAACCAGtgtttatattttctttctttctttcatacTTGACGAAATGCCTAATATGAAGGCACAGAGTAAAGGAGGGGAATGCGATGGTTTTGTTGTCACAAATAGAAAATTGCATTctaggtttttttaaaatttaaatttaactttttaaaagtgGTTAATGGTGCAAACCAAAAGCtttttaaatctataaaattCTCTATccttgaataatataaaatcttTGCTTGCAAGCAAAGTTGCCAAGTCATGAACTTTTTGTGTGCTCTTTCTAGTTTCTTAACTGAAATATCAAATACTCATCTcaccttttattattttttaaaaccaaataattttataaatatttagataatGTTAATATTGTCCACTCTAACTCACTTTCTACAAATTGCTTTATTTATTCACAATTTTTTACTTGCCATTATTCACTTGCATCTTTTTTAAGATAATTTTCACAAGCAATCCACGAGATAATGATTGATGAagtgttctttcttttttttttatagagaAGGATCCGAAAGTCACTACTTCAATTAACACGAATCAAGAATAATACAATTATGGATATCGTTTGGATACTCCATAGCAAAAGACAAGTTACAATGGTTATTCAAGGCAAGACTACAAAGGATATCCACTACTTTATTCCTATTGCGGCCAATCCACTGAACATTGGCTTCTATAAAAAGCTCAAGCATACCTCTAACTTCTTTGATCCGATGGCCCAAGATTATAATGTCTTCACGGTGTTTCAAAAATGGTTGACCAAGCTCGCACAATCGGACTCGAAGATGACCGTATTGAAATTAAACAAGTGGGCCAAAGTGATGCCCTCAATCAACGCAAAAAGCTCCTCCCACTCCGTACTCATATGACCCCCCTTGTATCCCGCACTACCACCAAGAATAAAACCATCACAATCACAAATAACAACCCCAAACCTAGTTTTGTTGTCAACCACAACGGCATCCACATTAACCTTAACAAAATCGATTGGGGGTTTCTCCCATTTTTGGGGGCTAAGAGTCAAAGGAAGAATTGGTTTGATCGTAAGATTATGTATTCGGAAGTCATCCCCAAGCATCTTAGCCCTTTCCCAAATAACCCCAGCATCCTCGTCCTTACCTCGGAAGATAGTATTGTTACGACCATTCCACCCATTCCAAAGAATCATGATCAAGTCTTCAAAAGCCTTTTTGTCCAAAACCCGCATAGCATCCTCTAACCAATCAATGCATCTCTCGTAATCATTGTCGAGAAACTGACCATCAAGCCCACCTAGGGTGAGAATTGCAAGAGCTTTCGGACACTTTTTGAGAGCGGAATGGCGATCTCCTCCCCTCCACCACACCTTGGACAACCCCTCCCAACACTACACTTAATGGAAGAGATTTTAACATTTGTCGGGAGTAAATTTTAAGAAGGATCCGAAGTTTCCATATAAACCTCCAAAAAAGCTGATTGAGACCAAACCCGATCTTCTTAAGCAAGAGCCACGAATATGCCAATTTCGTGGTGTAGCACCTATGATCATTATGGAACCAAATAACTCTATCCATTCGACCATTGGGAGTAATGGGCAGCTCACGGACCCGATCACTATCCCAAGCAATATTATTAGGAATCCATAAATCGCGAACCACCCTCTCCTGGATGTCAACACTAGAGACACACAAGGAGTTGCCATCAAGTCCTTCAAAACCCCCTGTCCAACCCGATTCTCACTCTTTTGCCATCACCAACTTGCCATCCAAAACCGACTTCGAGAGCTTTAGCCGCTGTTCAACCATCTCAGGATGAAACACATCACCATCCGGAAAATACTTAGAACTaagtgttgggaaatgtgtccatgttgtagtaaacatgtaactattttctatttattttaacgatgaataaataaataaagttaatttcacatttcactattatgtcttttatattttgcgtgcatagcgaaattgtgacaagcaaatattagcttattgattgtctaaagttcaaactgaagataagtggtattgtgaagaatgtttacattgaaagaaagacaacttacttcagtagataatctaaatgagtccataATCCCGTAAGATAATCCAAGTAAGCATTTGATTCaaaatctgtaaattttggtaatgcttagtaaccctgtttcgacgatggatacgggttaggggtgttacactactcgtggagtcaactgctctgatagccaagactagccatctcctcagttggaattgtagacaacataataatccttctcagtatttgctccgatagccaagactagcccatgtctcaggccgtgtgggcattcgaaatagggcacacggcCGTCTCCCAGCCTGTGTCCAAACTTGTGagctctctaacttgggtcacatggccaagccacaagcccgtgtgcttggccatgtgagcattctgttttgtgcaaagtaaagatacaggggacacatgactgtgtcacctggccatgtgtcacacacgactgagacacacgtccgtgtctctgcccgtgtggataagAATAGACCATTTTcctagccatatttctcacccaatttgtcatcAACCTAAATCAACATTTTTGGACATCAACaggcattcaaatcaagccaaaatcaatacTTAAACATGTAATACTATCACATACCAACAATATGCCCTTAGGCTCTTTAAATAACAACATAACTCATATCAATCAAACAACCAATTTCACCTACAttaccaaatacatatatgcataatttacCAAATATACCTATTCAACCCAACCATCAATATACCTATAagatttccatcattcaaccatttcaaacacacatcaaacatgataaggccaCTTACATACACATCAAAATTTATCCATCACAAGCCATTTAAATGGCTAGTCCCAACAAACATTTAtatgccatcattggccaaattaacctatacatgccattataaccaaaattaatttactaattataccaaaaaggctgatggatagtgtgaagttGCTCCAACCAGCTTCCAACCAAAATGAACTTCCAAATtgctataaaacatgaaaaataacatagagtaaaCATTTAAGCTTAATAAGTCCGTTTAAcaaggaaattaacttaccatttaatcacattgaAGGTAAGCATGCTAATATAaccaaaccaatttggccaaaagcataaacacatatcctcaacatgttagccatgtaacacTTTCCATAACCAATAAACATGGATGTACATAATCACTAGGTAAGATTTACATACATGTATTATCCATCTcatatttcaatatatcatgtaatatccTTTCTATATATTTCAAGTATATATCcataatagttcatttcaaaCTCAAATTGTTTCATAGCAGAActttgctcgttgaaccatttaaaatatcgttggatacacgggtagtaacACGAAGTGTAAAAATctataatctgtcaattcatgtatTTGTATACTTATACAAGCATGTAAACtagaagctcatgtgagctgagtaacaggaagctcatacgagcttgTATATCGGGAAGCTCTTGCGAGCcaaatatcgggaagctcatgagagccaagATCGAGAAGCTTAagagagctgtggtgtgtctgtaacacatgcaggatcacatcCATATCGagaaccctaatgacatgtcatttgtatccttcaaatttctaaggttcaaacgggactcgataATTATTGGATATGTGATCATAATTACACACGGAAATTTGTACAAATCGCATTCAACAACattcaattataaaatatataaatatacaatttagttacacgaactgaCCTCGATAAGTTTTCGTATATACGAAAGCTACTAGTCCGATACTTTTTCTTTGCCTCAATCTAACTCCGTATTAGGTCTATCcgaatctatacgaatgaatttaactcaatttaacataattcatattcaatttaatccaacacacatctttggcaaaattactattttacccctatacttttaattaattacaatttagtccctaggctcgaaaaatgagattcatacaatttaatccttattcaagCCTTGTTGATTTTCATACATATCAATAGTAGCCCATGTgtttcacaaaattcaaaatttttccatagctttttcatcatttcaatttagtccctaattgataattttatcaaagttctctttacaaaagttgtttatctaacaacaacctttcattttctatcataaaacttcaaaattcaactatactcatcgattgcaaaaccctaatactttaatggttttttaaattaatcctcgagatagctagattaaccTATTACGAtatcgaaaacataaaaatcattaaaaatgggacaagaatacttacccaaataagaaaaataagatgatgaaaatatatttttttattatttaatattactttaaatctttaatttccaaaattaaccttaatatttttttcaatttccaatgatgaataatcatactTATCCACTAACTcctctaaatggtctatttgctatataaggacctccaaatttaaattccatagctatttgatacttttaactactagaattcaatttttactctttatgcaatttagtcctttttatcaagctAGGTatgtaaacgttaaaatttcttaacaaaattttcatacgatatttctatcatattgtagaccataaaataatattaaaataaattttcttccgacctcgaatttgtggtcccgaaaccactattccgaatgggttgttacaagtagagacatagatgtattcattggtagaatcaTATattagactggacccaagatgaattaattttttatccatttgtgaattaattcacttgtgacgttcatagtgtgatttacctaaatcctaagttagtcattAACCGTGTGTATGCAACTCgtgtgttttgatataagtggaggcttatgctctaaagatgattgagcccatATCCAGTATGTTTGGTACATGACTTATGTATGGCATGGTTTTattagcaacaatggaattcatatgtcaattaaagagttaatgatatcctctcattggcattgtgtggattgataaatatggaacatggccaCGGGTTGTTTGttctcgaatgagcaatttatcacagtcatttgttgatagtggtcatattaatcattaataagacacaatggtgacaataagataaaaataggattgtattaagTAATgcatttaactcaaaggaatcaaggatatcatatgagggtaacacacacatgacgaggtcattggaaaaaataattggatgaattgctttcataaagagtatacaataaagagttttcaatcatggtacttcttgtgaacTAACtgcatgattaagtaattgcgaattattggaacgatgcttctagacataattgcaatcgctagagcctaattgtatatgtctgattggtccctctactagctcaacaaaagctagatcggattgcatttgaattagaagaaaattctacgacttaggaaataatttaattgagttgattatttgatgtggaattaaattaggtggtcgtaagaatagttcaactaaagaatttgattaaagaattttcttgaaaaattaatttagaaaatctaagtgatttttgcaaaaattaattttgatcaagtaaaattaaattaatcaaataaattaaaattaatttgatatttttggaagttaattttcaagttagacaattggcccaataggtaattgaacttgaaaattggacctaagatCATAAATTCGGCCCGGAAGCCCAAAACTGAGACCAAtacccaaaaactggtcgaaccAGGCCAAGTATGTGAAATTGGGCTGACAGTCCAATCGGTGGCTAGACCGGACCGGTTGGGTCGTCATTGACCCGAATTGAACCGGCAGCAGCTGAACCGACTCGACGTGTCGTAAGAGTGTCACACCTACATCACTGGACATGGTAATGCTGATGGCTGTGACGGTAGCATCTCGGTAGCCGGCGGTGATTGGTCATCAGTGATTGAGCAATGAAAGAGTTACACTCCTCCTaggactctactagagaatttgattccagattaattatttaaaaaataatattattttaatattttaatattaaatttaattttatactcaacttaataatattttattaatttaatcataaatttattatcttaatatttaatttaatgtatatattGTATACATTCTATTAAGGAAACTAAAATTTACAAATTCATACATAGCTAAGAACGGTagtaacaaaagaaaaataagttaGAAACTTTTAACACATTCTAAAACTTCGAACAAGGTTTAAAGGTATTACATTTTGGATAAGGAAATAATGTAGTTTAAACACAGACAGGGGCATGGAAGTCTCTAATGGTTTCGTAGACTATGGAATGAGCTGCAACCGAGATGGCTGTGGAAGCATTAACAAGCTTTGGATCCATCGCCGAAATGTCGAATGTATCTGTCAAAACCATTGAACGACATTCAGCAACATGATTTGACCTTGTATATTTCCACCTAATGCAGCCAGATGATACTCTTCCGTATGCAGGTaacttttaaattcaaaattaggcTTCGCAGCATCCGTGGATCTCAAATTACGACGATGATGTTCGTAACTTGAAAGGGTTACATCGAACGAGCTGTCTTTCAACAAGTTGACAAAAATGATAGAAGTCCCAGGCTACAAAaggaaaaaattatccaaataatacatgataaaaataaagaatttgaaaaatgaaaagttaGCTTTATCAAAGATAGCTTACCTTTTTCTTCGGGTTAGATTCTTGAGACTCTTGAGTTACAGCAAGTACAATATTTTCCATAAGCCGGTGCCATAGAAGCGAACTACAAATGAAACAAGTTAAGAAGATGAAATGACAGCGATTATAGGGGAAAAAAGCAAGGGTAAGGCTAACACAATTTTTGTGAAGATACTCACCCGTAGTAATCGGGATTGGAAATAAATGTTGTAGTCTTAAGTAAAGCATAATTTCCACCAAATGAGAGTTTGCCTGCGGAAAACCTTGTGATTGTAGGTTGAAGCCATTCCTAATTGATCAAAATACCTGTTTAAGGTGGAAATTTCAATCGCGTGTTGTATTATACGCAAAAAAGGTTAGAGCTAgaggaaaatgagagaaaaatattACCAAAATCCATCAGCAAAGGTTGGAGACACATCTTTAGCACCGCCCTGAAGAGCTCCACCATATTCA from the Gossypium hirsutum isolate 1008001.06 chromosome D09, Gossypium_hirsutum_v2.1, whole genome shotgun sequence genome contains:
- the LOC107942418 gene encoding protein trichome birefringence-like 43 isoform X1 — translated: MGPFGFAVFFIVIEFWQAVNGSRCNVYKGKWAYDASYPLYNFTDCPFILEQFNCQHNGRPDHLYQKFRWQPTACILPRFNGRDFLQRFRGKRIMFVGDSLSSNQWLSLVCLLHKSTPHAKYTSQRTGGLSTFSFPAYRVSIMLSRNAFLVDIVNGKHGRVLKLNSIGGGQLWKGIDVLIFDTWHWWLHTGRKQPWDYVQDNNVTHKDMNRTVAYEKALRTWARWVNLNVDPAKTKVFFQGVSPDHMNSKDWVDRTANTCVGEIRPLLSGEYLAGTHPAQVILNKVLRSVSKPVHLLDITGLSQLRKDGHPSVFGYRGRHGIDCTHWCLPGVPDTWNELLFAALIQT
- the LOC107942418 gene encoding protein trichome birefringence-like 43 isoform X2 → MGPFGFAVFFIVIEFWQAVNGSRCNVYKGKWAYDASYPLYNFTDCPFILEQFNCQHNGRPDHLYQKFRWQPTACILPRFNGRDFLQRFRGKRIMFVGDSLSSNQWLSLAYRVSIMLSRNAFLVDIVNGKHGRVLKLNSIGGGQLWKGIDVLIFDTWHWWLHTGRKQPWDYVQDNNVTHKDMNRTVAYEKALRTWARWVNLNVDPAKTKVFFQGVSPDHMNSKDWVDRTANTCVGEIRPLLSGEYLAGTHPAQVILNKVLRSVSKPVHLLDITGLSQLRKDGHPSVFGYRGRHGIDCTHWCLPGVPDTWNELLFAALIQT